Proteins encoded by one window of Yersinia massiliensis:
- the pstA gene encoding phosphate ABC transporter permease PstA has translation MATMDMQSDATLMETRRKKQAWRRQKNRLALILSMATMVFGLFWLVWILFSTITKGIDGMSLALFTEMTPPPNTAGGGLANAIAGSGLLIFWATVIGTPLGIMAGIYLAEYGRKSWLAEITRFINDILLSAPSIVVGLFVYTIVVAKMEHFSGWAGVIALALLQVPIVIRTTENMLKLVPDSLREAAYALGTPKWRMISAITLKASISGILTGILLAVARIAGETAPLLFTSLSNQFWSTDLSQPIANLPVTIFKFAMSPFAEWQQLAWAGVLLITLCVLLLNILARVIFAKKKH, from the coding sequence ATGGCAACGATGGATATGCAAAGTGATGCGACGCTGATGGAAACCCGCCGTAAAAAGCAGGCATGGCGTCGCCAGAAGAACCGTCTTGCCTTAATACTGTCCATGGCAACGATGGTGTTTGGTTTGTTCTGGTTGGTGTGGATTTTGTTCTCCACGATAACCAAAGGTATTGATGGTATGTCGCTGGCATTGTTTACCGAGATGACACCGCCACCGAATACGGCGGGTGGTGGTTTGGCGAATGCGATTGCCGGTAGCGGGTTATTAATCTTCTGGGCGACCGTTATAGGCACGCCATTGGGGATTATGGCGGGGATTTATCTGGCCGAATATGGGCGTAAATCTTGGCTGGCAGAAATCACCCGTTTTATTAATGACATTTTGTTATCAGCGCCTTCTATTGTTGTCGGCCTGTTTGTCTACACCATTGTGGTTGCCAAGATGGAGCATTTCTCCGGCTGGGCTGGGGTGATTGCACTGGCGCTGTTACAAGTGCCAATTGTGATTCGTACCACCGAAAACATGCTGAAATTGGTGCCTGATAGCTTACGTGAAGCCGCTTATGCATTAGGCACACCAAAGTGGCGCATGATTTCGGCCATTACGCTAAAAGCCTCTATTTCTGGGATTTTGACGGGTATTTTGCTGGCAGTGGCACGTATTGCAGGCGAAACAGCACCGCTGCTTTTCACATCGCTCTCCAACCAATTCTGGAGTACCGACCTGAGCCAGCCGATTGCTAACTTGCCAGTCACCATCTTTAAGTTCGCCATGAGCCCGTTTGCCGAGTGGCAACAGCTGGCTTGGGCTGGGGTATTACTGATTACCCTGTGCGTACTGTTACTGAATATTCTGGCTCGCGTGATTTTCGCTAAGAAAAAGCACTGA
- a CDS encoding ABC transporter substrate-binding protein has product MKQSLSTKKSALALTLLAGLATLSGAAHADKLDDIKQAGVVRIAVFDSNPPFGYIDPQTKKLVGYDVDVANAIAKDLGVKVELRATNPANRIPLLTSKKVDLIAANFTITDERAKEVNFSLPYFATGQKFIAHKGVLKTPEDIRKLRIGADKGTVQEITLREHYPTAKVISYDDTPLAFTALRNGNVQAITQDDAKLVGLLGNLPAAQKADFEISPFSITKEYQGVGIPKGEDRLTATVNETLVKLEKDGQAAIIYDRWFGPETNAAQPRGDFKFAPLEKQPKA; this is encoded by the coding sequence ATGAAGCAATCTTTATCCACCAAAAAAAGTGCACTGGCCTTAACACTGCTTGCTGGCTTGGCTACGCTTTCTGGCGCCGCTCACGCAGATAAATTGGATGATATCAAGCAAGCCGGTGTGGTGCGGATTGCTGTTTTTGATAGCAACCCTCCCTTTGGTTATATCGACCCACAGACTAAAAAATTGGTGGGTTATGACGTGGATGTGGCAAACGCCATTGCGAAGGATTTAGGCGTAAAAGTTGAACTGCGAGCAACCAATCCGGCAAACCGCATTCCATTGTTGACGTCGAAAAAAGTGGATTTGATTGCCGCTAACTTCACCATTACAGATGAACGCGCCAAAGAAGTTAACTTCAGCCTGCCGTATTTTGCGACAGGTCAGAAGTTCATCGCCCATAAAGGGGTGCTGAAAACACCAGAAGATATCCGTAAATTACGTATTGGCGCAGATAAAGGCACCGTACAAGAGATCACCCTGCGTGAACATTATCCAACGGCAAAAGTGATTTCTTACGATGATACGCCATTGGCATTCACAGCCCTGCGTAATGGTAACGTTCAAGCTATCACTCAAGATGACGCGAAGTTAGTCGGCCTGCTGGGTAATCTACCTGCGGCACAAAAAGCTGATTTTGAGATTTCACCCTTCAGTATCACCAAAGAATACCAAGGTGTGGGCATTCCTAAAGGTGAAGACCGTTTAACGGCGACGGTGAATGAAACACTGGTTAAACTGGAAAAAGATGGCCAGGCAGCTATCATTTATGACCGTTGGTTCGGGCCTGAAACCAATGCAGCTCAACCTCGTGGTGATTTTAAGTTTGCACCGTTAGAGAAGCAGCCTAAAGCATAA
- the phoU gene encoding phosphate signaling complex protein PhoU: MDNLNLNKHISGQFNAELEHIRTQVLTMGGLVEQQLSDAITAMHNQDGELAKQVIAGDKNVNMMEVAIDEACVRIIAKRQPTASDLRLVMAIIKTISELERIGDVADKICRTALEKFSHQHQPLLVSLESLGRHTVQMLHDVLDAFARMDLDEAIRIYREDKKVDQEYEGIVRQLMTYMMEDPRTIPSVLTALFCARSIERIGDRCQNICEFIFYFVKGQDFRHLGGDDLEKLLSSKPEK, translated from the coding sequence ATGGATAACCTGAATCTAAACAAACACATTTCTGGCCAGTTTAATGCAGAACTTGAGCATATCCGCACCCAAGTTTTAACCATGGGTGGGCTGGTGGAGCAACAATTATCTGACGCGATCACCGCCATGCATAATCAGGACGGTGAGTTAGCTAAACAGGTCATTGCGGGCGATAAAAATGTCAACATGATGGAAGTGGCCATTGATGAAGCTTGTGTGCGCATCATTGCCAAACGCCAGCCAACGGCCAGCGATTTACGTCTGGTGATGGCGATCATCAAGACCATTTCAGAATTGGAACGTATCGGTGATGTGGCAGATAAAATCTGCCGCACCGCATTGGAAAAGTTCTCTCATCAACATCAACCTTTATTGGTCAGCTTAGAATCTCTAGGCCGACATACTGTGCAGATGCTGCATGATGTGCTTGATGCCTTTGCGCGTATGGATTTGGATGAAGCGATTCGAATTTATCGTGAAGATAAGAAGGTTGATCAGGAATATGAAGGCATCGTCCGTCAATTAATGACCTATATGATGGAAGATCCGCGAACCATTCCAAGTGTGCTGACCGCGCTGTTCTGCGCCCGTTCCATTGAACGTATTGGTGACCGCTGCCAGAATATTTGCGAATTCATTTTCTACTTCGTTAAAGGGCAGGACTTCCGCCACCTTGGCGGTGATGATTTAGAAAAGTTGCTTTCTAGTAAGCCTGAAAAATAA
- the pstC gene encoding phosphate ABC transporter permease PstC yields MADYKPTIKAPSQYGDIIFSALVKLAALITLFLLGGIIISLIVASWPSIEKFGFAFLWTKEWDPPAEQFGALVPIYGTIVTSVIALLIAVPVSFGIALFLTELAPNWLKRPLGVAIELLAAIPSIVYGMWGLFVFAPLFARYFQEPVGNVMSGIPIVGVLFSGPAFGIGILAAGIILAIMIIPYIAAVMRDVFEQTPVMMKESAYGIGCTTWEVIWRIVLPYTKNGVIGGVMLGLGRALGETMAVTFIIGNTYQLDSFSLFMPGNSITSALANEFAEAESGLHTAALMELGLILFVITFIVLALSKLMISRLAKKEGR; encoded by the coding sequence ATGGCTGATTATAAGCCGACGATCAAAGCACCGAGTCAATACGGTGACATCATTTTCAGTGCGCTAGTTAAGCTGGCTGCGCTGATTACCCTATTTCTGTTGGGTGGCATCATCATTTCGCTGATTGTTGCTTCCTGGCCAAGCATTGAAAAATTTGGTTTTGCATTCTTGTGGACCAAAGAGTGGGATCCTCCGGCTGAGCAGTTTGGTGCCTTAGTGCCGATTTACGGCACCATCGTGACCTCTGTGATTGCTCTGCTGATCGCGGTGCCCGTCAGCTTTGGGATTGCCTTGTTCTTAACCGAACTGGCCCCAAACTGGTTAAAACGCCCCTTAGGTGTTGCCATCGAGCTGCTCGCGGCTATCCCCAGTATCGTTTACGGTATGTGGGGCTTGTTCGTCTTCGCACCCTTGTTTGCCCGCTATTTCCAAGAACCCGTCGGCAATGTGATGTCTGGTATCCCGATTGTGGGTGTCCTGTTCTCAGGGCCGGCATTCGGTATCGGTATTTTGGCCGCGGGTATTATCTTAGCCATCATGATTATTCCTTACATCGCGGCGGTTATGCGTGATGTATTCGAACAAACCCCTGTGATGATGAAAGAGTCGGCATACGGCATTGGGTGTACCACGTGGGAAGTTATCTGGCGTATTGTGCTGCCTTATACCAAAAATGGTGTAATCGGTGGCGTAATGTTAGGGCTAGGTCGTGCCTTAGGGGAAACCATGGCGGTCACCTTTATTATCGGCAACACCTATCAGCTCGACAGCTTCTCGCTGTTTATGCCAGGCAACAGTATTACCTCCGCGTTGGCGAATGAATTTGCTGAAGCTGAGTCAGGCTTACATACCGCAGCATTGATGGAATTGGGCCTGATCTTGTTCGTCATTACCTTTATCGTGCTGGCTTTATCTAAGTTAATGATTTCGCGTCTGGCTAAGAAAGAGGGGCGTTAA
- the pstB gene encoding phosphate ABC transporter ATP-binding protein PstB, whose protein sequence is MSMATDTNNSKIQVRDLNFYYGKFHALKNISLDIAKNQVTAFIGPSGCGKSTLLRTFNKMYQLYPDQRAEGDIILDGQNILTDKQDIALLRAKVGMVFQKPTPFPMSIYDNIAFGVKLFENLSRADMDERVQWALTKAALWNETKDKLNQSGYSLSGGQQQRLCIARGIAIRPDVLLLDEPCSALDPISTGRIEELISELKSDYTVVIVTHNMQQAARCSDHTAFMYLGELIEFSDTDTLFTAPQQKQTEDYITGRYG, encoded by the coding sequence ATGAGTATGGCTACTGACACTAACAACAGCAAAATTCAGGTTCGTGATCTGAACTTCTACTACGGTAAATTCCATGCGTTGAAGAATATCTCGCTGGATATTGCTAAAAACCAGGTCACAGCATTCATCGGCCCATCAGGTTGTGGTAAATCGACATTATTGCGTACATTCAACAAAATGTATCAGCTGTACCCCGATCAGCGTGCCGAAGGCGATATCATTCTGGATGGTCAAAATATCCTGACCGATAAGCAAGATATTGCGTTGTTGCGGGCTAAGGTGGGTATGGTTTTCCAAAAACCGACACCGTTCCCAATGTCGATTTACGATAACATCGCTTTTGGCGTCAAGCTGTTTGAAAACCTATCTCGAGCCGATATGGATGAGCGCGTGCAATGGGCGTTAACCAAAGCGGCACTGTGGAATGAAACCAAAGATAAGCTGAACCAGAGCGGTTATAGCCTATCGGGTGGTCAGCAACAGCGTCTGTGTATTGCGCGCGGTATCGCAATTCGCCCTGATGTCTTGCTGCTTGATGAGCCTTGCTCGGCGCTTGACCCTATCTCCACTGGCCGCATTGAAGAGCTTATCAGCGAATTGAAATCTGATTACACAGTGGTGATTGTGACGCACAACATGCAACAAGCTGCCCGTTGCTCTGATCACACCGCATTTATGTATTTGGGTGAATTAATTGAATTCAGTGATACCGATACGCTGTTTACCGCACCACAGCAGAAACAGACGGAAGATTATATTACTGGTCGCTATGGTTGA